One region of Lathamus discolor isolate bLatDis1 chromosome 2, bLatDis1.hap1, whole genome shotgun sequence genomic DNA includes:
- the NAPRT gene encoding nicotinate phosphoribosyltransferase isoform X1 — protein sequence MAPLADLYQLTMAYGHWRARRHRAPAAAELFFRRGPFGGSFALGAGLAEALRCLRAFRFSNADVAYLRSVLPSTTEDAFFEFLSTLDASEVTVSAVPEGSVVFPRVPFLQVKGPLLVVQLLETMLLCLVNYASLVATNAARFRLLAGPDVKLIEMGLRRAQGPDGALSASKYSYIGGFDSTSNVLAGKLYDIPVRGTIAHSFIMSFTSLEEVQPREVLPLAGGEPVDLLALAVSWLQRVCELLQTPPERANQGELAAFVSYAITFPSNFQGLLDTYCVRRSLSHNPTDINPLLLHPRSGLPNFCAVALALQQLGYRAIGVRLDSGDLAKQSKEIRRVLRACGAHFQVPWFETIPIAVSNDISEQSLEEFSREGSEIDMIGIGTNLVTCPLQPSLGCVYKLVEVNGSPCLKLTEDEEKMTIPGIKMIYRLSDAAGHPFMDLMALEEEPSPSAGQELVVRVLGQLGETSRVVPTTVEPLHRTYFRDGQVFEPLPSLTEVRTHAQESLGLLNPAHRRLRDPQPYPVAVTEKLHQLLTTLQQASQ from the exons ATGGCTCCGCTCGCCGACCTCTACCAGCTCACCATGGCCTACGGGCACTGGCGGGCCCGGCGCCACCGCGCCCCGGCCGCGGCCGAGCTCTTCTTCCGCCGCGGGCCCTTCGGCGGCTCCTTCGCGCTGGGCGCGGGCCTGGCCGAGGCGCTGCGCTGCCTGCGGGCCTTCCGCTTCTCCAACGCGG ACGTCGCCTACCTGCGCTCCGTCCTGCCCAGCACCACCGAGGACGCCTTCTTCGAGTTCCTGTCCACGCTGGACGCCTCCGAGGTGACCGTGTCGGCCGTGCCGGAGGGCTCCGTCGTCTTCCCCAGG GTCCCGTTCCTGCAGGTGAAGGGGCCGCTGCTGgtggtgcagctgctggagaccatgctgctgtgcttggtcAACTACGCCAG CCTGGTGGCCACGAACGCTGCCCGCTTCCGCCTCCTTGCTGGTCCAGACGTGAAGCTGATAGAGATGGGGCTCCGGCGCGCTCAGGGACCCGATGGGGCCCTTTCAGCGTCCAAGTACTCCTACATCGGGG GCTTCGACAGCACCAGCAATGTCCTGGCGGGGAAGCTCTACGACATCCCGGTGCGTGGCACCATCGCCCATTCCTTCATCATGTCCTTCACCTCACTGGAGGAGGTGCAGCCGCGG gaggtgctgccgTTGGCAGGAGGAGAACCAGTGGATCTCCTGGCCCTGGCCGTGTCCTGGCTGCAACGAGTGtgtgagctgctgcagacccctcCGGAGAGGGCGAACCAGGGGGAGCTGGCTGCGTTCGTGTCCTACGCCATCACCTTCCCCAGTAACTTCCAGGGGCTGCTGGACACCTATTGCGTGAGGAG GTCCCTGTCCCACAATCCAACGGACATTAaccctctcctcctccatcccagGAGTGGGTTGCCCAACTTCTGTGCGGTGGCGCTGGCCCTGCAGCAGTTGGGGTACCGCGCCATCGGCGTGCGCCTGGACAGCGGGGACCTGGCCAAGCAGTCCAAGGAGATCCGCCGGGTGCTGCGAGCCTGTGGTGCTCA CTTCCAAGTGccctggtttgagaccatcccCATTGCCGTCAGCAACGACATCAGTGAGCAGAGCCTGGAGGAGTTCAGCAGGGAG GGGAGTGAGATTGACATGATCGGCATCGGGACCAACCTGGTGACGTGTCCTCTGCAGCCATCCCTGGGCTGTGTCTACAAG CTGGTGGAGGTCAATGGCTCCCCATGCCTGAAGCTCACAGAAGATGAGGAGAAGATGACAATCCCAGGGATTAAGATGATCTATCGGctctctgatgctgctg GTCACCCCTTCATGGACCTCATGGCGCTGGAGGAGGAGCCCTCACCCAGcgcagggcaggagctggtggTCCGTGTCCTGGGGCAGCTTGGTGAGACCAGCAGGGTCGTGCCCACCACCGTGGAGCCCCTCCATCGCACCTACTTCAGAGATGGGCAG GTGTTTGagcccctgcccagcctgaCCGAGGTGAGGACCCACGCTCAGGAGTCCCTCGGCCTCCTCAACCCTGCTCACCGCCGGCTCCGTGACCCACAGCCCTACCCT GTGGCTGTGACGGAGAAACTGCACCAGCTCCTCACCACGCTGCAGCAGGCCAGCCAGTGA
- the NAPRT gene encoding nicotinate phosphoribosyltransferase isoform X2 translates to MAPLADLYQLTMAYGHWRARRHRAPAAAELFFRRGPFGGSFALGAGLAEALRCLRAFRFSNADVAYLRSVLPSTTEDAFFEFLSTLDASEVTVSAVPEGSVVFPRVPFLQVKGPLLVVQLLETMLLCLVNYASLVATNAARFRLLAGPDVKLIEMGLRRAQGPDGALSASKYSYIGGFDSTSNVLAGKLYDIPVRGTIAHSFIMSFTSLEEVQPREVLPLAGGEPVDLLALAVSWLQRVCELLQTPPERANQGELAAFVSYAITFPSNFQGLLDTYCVRRSGLPNFCAVALALQQLGYRAIGVRLDSGDLAKQSKEIRRVLRACGAHFQVPWFETIPIAVSNDISEQSLEEFSREGSEIDMIGIGTNLVTCPLQPSLGCVYKLVEVNGSPCLKLTEDEEKMTIPGIKMIYRLSDAAGHPFMDLMALEEEPSPSAGQELVVRVLGQLGETSRVVPTTVEPLHRTYFRDGQVFEPLPSLTEVRTHAQESLGLLNPAHRRLRDPQPYPVAVTEKLHQLLTTLQQASQ, encoded by the exons ATGGCTCCGCTCGCCGACCTCTACCAGCTCACCATGGCCTACGGGCACTGGCGGGCCCGGCGCCACCGCGCCCCGGCCGCGGCCGAGCTCTTCTTCCGCCGCGGGCCCTTCGGCGGCTCCTTCGCGCTGGGCGCGGGCCTGGCCGAGGCGCTGCGCTGCCTGCGGGCCTTCCGCTTCTCCAACGCGG ACGTCGCCTACCTGCGCTCCGTCCTGCCCAGCACCACCGAGGACGCCTTCTTCGAGTTCCTGTCCACGCTGGACGCCTCCGAGGTGACCGTGTCGGCCGTGCCGGAGGGCTCCGTCGTCTTCCCCAGG GTCCCGTTCCTGCAGGTGAAGGGGCCGCTGCTGgtggtgcagctgctggagaccatgctgctgtgcttggtcAACTACGCCAG CCTGGTGGCCACGAACGCTGCCCGCTTCCGCCTCCTTGCTGGTCCAGACGTGAAGCTGATAGAGATGGGGCTCCGGCGCGCTCAGGGACCCGATGGGGCCCTTTCAGCGTCCAAGTACTCCTACATCGGGG GCTTCGACAGCACCAGCAATGTCCTGGCGGGGAAGCTCTACGACATCCCGGTGCGTGGCACCATCGCCCATTCCTTCATCATGTCCTTCACCTCACTGGAGGAGGTGCAGCCGCGG gaggtgctgccgTTGGCAGGAGGAGAACCAGTGGATCTCCTGGCCCTGGCCGTGTCCTGGCTGCAACGAGTGtgtgagctgctgcagacccctcCGGAGAGGGCGAACCAGGGGGAGCTGGCTGCGTTCGTGTCCTACGCCATCACCTTCCCCAGTAACTTCCAGGGGCTGCTGGACACCTATTGCGTGAGGAG GAGTGGGTTGCCCAACTTCTGTGCGGTGGCGCTGGCCCTGCAGCAGTTGGGGTACCGCGCCATCGGCGTGCGCCTGGACAGCGGGGACCTGGCCAAGCAGTCCAAGGAGATCCGCCGGGTGCTGCGAGCCTGTGGTGCTCA CTTCCAAGTGccctggtttgagaccatcccCATTGCCGTCAGCAACGACATCAGTGAGCAGAGCCTGGAGGAGTTCAGCAGGGAG GGGAGTGAGATTGACATGATCGGCATCGGGACCAACCTGGTGACGTGTCCTCTGCAGCCATCCCTGGGCTGTGTCTACAAG CTGGTGGAGGTCAATGGCTCCCCATGCCTGAAGCTCACAGAAGATGAGGAGAAGATGACAATCCCAGGGATTAAGATGATCTATCGGctctctgatgctgctg GTCACCCCTTCATGGACCTCATGGCGCTGGAGGAGGAGCCCTCACCCAGcgcagggcaggagctggtggTCCGTGTCCTGGGGCAGCTTGGTGAGACCAGCAGGGTCGTGCCCACCACCGTGGAGCCCCTCCATCGCACCTACTTCAGAGATGGGCAG GTGTTTGagcccctgcccagcctgaCCGAGGTGAGGACCCACGCTCAGGAGTCCCTCGGCCTCCTCAACCCTGCTCACCGCCGGCTCCGTGACCCACAGCCCTACCCT GTGGCTGTGACGGAGAAACTGCACCAGCTCCTCACCACGCTGCAGCAGGCCAGCCAGTGA
- the EEF1D gene encoding elongation factor 1-delta isoform X1, with translation MAVDYFLHEKIWFDKYKYDDAERRYYEQMNGPLGSSSHQQENGASTILRDIARARENIQKSLAGQKTVPRSKEAPSARHKRQSGRSTVSSTSSSGPSGDQNDLLSRISHLEVENQNLRSVVSDLQMAIFKLESRLNALEKSSTSHQPSPIPPTQKVEPFSVPSKKVELPSASPAKKPEPAAAEEDDDNDIDLFGSDEEEEDQEAAKVREERLRQYAEKKAKKPGLIAKSSILLDVKPWDDETDMAKMEECVRSIHMDGLVWGASKLVPVGYGIKKLQIQCVVEDDKVGTDILEEEITKFEDYVQSVDIAAFNKI, from the exons ATGGCAGTGGACTACTTTCTGCATGAGAAGATCTGGTTTGACAAGTACAAATATGATGATGCTGAGAGAAGATACTATGAGCAGATGAACGGGCCACTTGGCAGCTCCTCACACCAGCAG GAGAACGGAGCCAGCACGATCCTCCGCGACATTGCCAGAGCCAGGGAGAATATCCAGAAATCACTGGCCGGA CAGAAGACAGTGCCTCGGAGCAAAGAAGCTCCTTCTGCCCGTCACAAGAGGCAGTCGGGCCGCTCAACT GTTTCAAGCACATCCTCTTCTGGACCTTCTGGTGACCAAAATGATCTCCTCTCCAGAATTTCTCACCTGGAGgtagaaaaccaaaacctacGTAGTG TTGTTTCAGACCTTCAGATGGCCATCTTCAAACTGGAAAGCCGCCTGAATGCTCTGGAGAAGTCCTCTACCTCTCACCAGCCCTCACCAATTCCTCCAACCCAG AAAGTGGAACCATTCAGTGTTCCCTCCAAGAAAGTGGAGCTCCCTTCTGCTTCACCAGCAAAGAAACCAGagccagctgctgcagaggaagatgatgatAATGACATCGACCTCTTTGGGAgtgatgaggaggaggaagaccAAGAGGCTGCTAAAGTCCGGGAGGAGAGACTGCGGCAGTACGCAGAGAAGAAGGCCAAGAAACCAGGTCTTATTGCCAAGTCCTCAATCCTTCTGGATGTGAAACCA TGGGACGATGAGACTGACATGGCAAAGATGGAGGAGTGTGTCCGGTCCATCCACATGGACGGCTTGGTGTGGGGAGCCTCCAAACTGGTCCCAGTAGGTTATGGCATTAAGAAGCTCCAAATCCAGTGTGTGGTGGAAGATGACAAAGTTGGAACAGACATCCTGGAGGAAGAGATCACCAAGTTTGAAGACTAT GTGCAGAGTGTTGACATTGCTGCTTTCAACAAGATCTAG
- the EEF1D gene encoding elongation factor 1-delta isoform X2, whose amino-acid sequence MAVDYFLHEKIWFDKYKYDDAERRYYEQMNGPLGSSSHQQENGASTILRDIARARENIQKSLAGVSSTSSSGPSGDQNDLLSRISHLEVENQNLRSVVSDLQMAIFKLESRLNALEKSSTSHQPSPIPPTQKVEPFSVPSKKVELPSASPAKKPEPAAAEEDDDNDIDLFGSDEEEEDQEAAKVREERLRQYAEKKAKKPGLIAKSSILLDVKPWDDETDMAKMEECVRSIHMDGLVWGASKLVPVGYGIKKLQIQCVVEDDKVGTDILEEEITKFEDYVQSVDIAAFNKI is encoded by the exons ATGGCAGTGGACTACTTTCTGCATGAGAAGATCTGGTTTGACAAGTACAAATATGATGATGCTGAGAGAAGATACTATGAGCAGATGAACGGGCCACTTGGCAGCTCCTCACACCAGCAG GAGAACGGAGCCAGCACGATCCTCCGCGACATTGCCAGAGCCAGGGAGAATATCCAGAAATCACTGGCCGGA GTTTCAAGCACATCCTCTTCTGGACCTTCTGGTGACCAAAATGATCTCCTCTCCAGAATTTCTCACCTGGAGgtagaaaaccaaaacctacGTAGTG TTGTTTCAGACCTTCAGATGGCCATCTTCAAACTGGAAAGCCGCCTGAATGCTCTGGAGAAGTCCTCTACCTCTCACCAGCCCTCACCAATTCCTCCAACCCAG AAAGTGGAACCATTCAGTGTTCCCTCCAAGAAAGTGGAGCTCCCTTCTGCTTCACCAGCAAAGAAACCAGagccagctgctgcagaggaagatgatgatAATGACATCGACCTCTTTGGGAgtgatgaggaggaggaagaccAAGAGGCTGCTAAAGTCCGGGAGGAGAGACTGCGGCAGTACGCAGAGAAGAAGGCCAAGAAACCAGGTCTTATTGCCAAGTCCTCAATCCTTCTGGATGTGAAACCA TGGGACGATGAGACTGACATGGCAAAGATGGAGGAGTGTGTCCGGTCCATCCACATGGACGGCTTGGTGTGGGGAGCCTCCAAACTGGTCCCAGTAGGTTATGGCATTAAGAAGCTCCAAATCCAGTGTGTGGTGGAAGATGACAAAGTTGGAACAGACATCCTGGAGGAAGAGATCACCAAGTTTGAAGACTAT GTGCAGAGTGTTGACATTGCTGCTTTCAACAAGATCTAG
- the EEF1D gene encoding elongation factor 1-delta isoform X3: MAVDYFLHEKIWFDKYKYDDAERRYYEQMNGPLGSSSHQQVSSTSSSGPSGDQNDLLSRISHLEVENQNLRSVVSDLQMAIFKLESRLNALEKSSTSHQPSPIPPTQKVEPFSVPSKKVELPSASPAKKPEPAAAEEDDDNDIDLFGSDEEEEDQEAAKVREERLRQYAEKKAKKPGLIAKSSILLDVKPWDDETDMAKMEECVRSIHMDGLVWGASKLVPVGYGIKKLQIQCVVEDDKVGTDILEEEITKFEDYVQSVDIAAFNKI, encoded by the exons ATGGCAGTGGACTACTTTCTGCATGAGAAGATCTGGTTTGACAAGTACAAATATGATGATGCTGAGAGAAGATACTATGAGCAGATGAACGGGCCACTTGGCAGCTCCTCACACCAGCAG GTTTCAAGCACATCCTCTTCTGGACCTTCTGGTGACCAAAATGATCTCCTCTCCAGAATTTCTCACCTGGAGgtagaaaaccaaaacctacGTAGTG TTGTTTCAGACCTTCAGATGGCCATCTTCAAACTGGAAAGCCGCCTGAATGCTCTGGAGAAGTCCTCTACCTCTCACCAGCCCTCACCAATTCCTCCAACCCAG AAAGTGGAACCATTCAGTGTTCCCTCCAAGAAAGTGGAGCTCCCTTCTGCTTCACCAGCAAAGAAACCAGagccagctgctgcagaggaagatgatgatAATGACATCGACCTCTTTGGGAgtgatgaggaggaggaagaccAAGAGGCTGCTAAAGTCCGGGAGGAGAGACTGCGGCAGTACGCAGAGAAGAAGGCCAAGAAACCAGGTCTTATTGCCAAGTCCTCAATCCTTCTGGATGTGAAACCA TGGGACGATGAGACTGACATGGCAAAGATGGAGGAGTGTGTCCGGTCCATCCACATGGACGGCTTGGTGTGGGGAGCCTCCAAACTGGTCCCAGTAGGTTATGGCATTAAGAAGCTCCAAATCCAGTGTGTGGTGGAAGATGACAAAGTTGGAACAGACATCCTGGAGGAAGAGATCACCAAGTTTGAAGACTAT GTGCAGAGTGTTGACATTGCTGCTTTCAACAAGATCTAG